CTGCGGACGCCTTCTACATCAACCTCTACCTCGGCGATGAAGAGCTCCGCTACTTCGCCCGCTCAAGGCTGAAAACAAAGCTGGACATATTCAGGGCTTTGGGGTATGAGTTTGATGAAGAAAAGCTCCTCAACACGATGGACGAGCTACTCAAGAAGGAGCACGAGTACAAGACGGAGATATCGAGGGAGATAGAGGCCAATGAGGAGAAGCTTAAAGACTTCTCGGACGAGGACGTAATCCACGCCATAGAGTGGCTGGCCATGGCCAGGATGGGCCGCGACGAGGAGACGATGGCCCTCATGAGGAGGCTCGGGGAAATACTTAAAAAATAAAGGGGAAACGATGCGGTATGGCGAAGGGGATAAGGCTACTGGTTTTGGACGTGCTTAAACCACACCAGCCGATGGTTACTGAACTCGCCCTCGGGTTGAGCGAGCTTGAGGGCGTCGAGGGTGTGAACATAACCCTCGTTGAGATAGACAAGGAAACGGAGAACGTCAAAATCACCGTTGTCGGCGACAACCTGGACTACGAGGAGATTGTTCAGACTATAGAAGAATTCGGGGGCGTTGTGCACAGCATAGACATGGTTGCTGCGGGGAAGAAAATAGTGGAGGAAGAGGAGACCCCCCAGGACAAGCTGGAGGAGTATTGAGGGTCAAATATGAAAGAGGTCCTCATAATAACAAACCCCGAAACGGTTAAGGCACTCTCGGAGCCGACCCGGTTTAAAATCCTCACCCTCCTCAGGGAGCGGCCGATGAGCATTAACGAGCTTAGCATAGCTACAGGGAAGGACAGGACGACCGTCTACCGTCATATTAAGGCCCTTGAGTCCGAGGGCCTCGTTGAGGAAATTGACTCCCACGGCAACGAGAGGATCTACGCCAGGACGGCGAGGATGTTTCTCGTAAAGGTCGAACCGGATGAGAGCATAGCGGAGTTCCGACAGGCTTATCTGCAGGTGGAGGCCAGGAAGCTCGTCCAGACACTCGAAAGGGCCGGCTTCAAAATTAAGGATCGGGAAAGGCTTGAGAAGATTGCGAGGGAAGTTTTGGACGAGATCGAGATTAAATCACAGCCGATAATAAGGAGGATTTCGGAAGCCAACGTTGAACTCACGGAGATAGAGCTCTTCCACCTCCTGAACATGCTCGTGTTCCTCCAGAGCTGCGAGCTCTGCGAGAAGGCCAGGGAAGTCAAAGCCCTCGTCGAATTTTAAACTCTCTATTCTGCAGGGCCCTGTTCCAGGAGGTTACATCTTCGAGGGGGAGTCTGATGTCCTTTTGTGTTCCTTAATGAACATTCGCAGTAAAGCTTAAATATTTCACCATCGGTGATACAAGCGAGAGTCAGCGCACTGCCACATGCACGTGGAGGGTGGTGTACATGAGTGCTAAAAAACTGCTTGTGCTGCTGTTCGTCCTTGCCGTCCTTGTTGGCGTGGCGGCAATCCCGGCCAGGGTTGGTATAGCGACAGTCTCAGCTGGTGCAACCAGCCGTCCCAGCCTCGAAGAAGGCGGGGTCATAATGCAGGCATTCTACTGGGACGTCCCAGCTGGCGGAATCTGGTGGGATACAATAAGGAGCAAGATACCGGACTGGGCCAGCGCTGGAATCTCAGCTATATGGATTCCCCCCGCGAGCAAGGGTATGAGTGGTGCCTATTCCATGGGCTACGACCCCTACGACTTCTTCGACCTCGGCGAGTACTACCAGAAGGGAACCGTTGAGACCCGCTTTGGCTCAAAGCAGGAACTAATTAACATGATAAAAACCGCCCGCTCCTATGGAATCAAGGTCATAGCGGACATAGTAATAAACCACCGCGCCGGCGGTGATTTGGAGTGGAACCCCTTCACAAACAGCTACACCTGGACTGACTTCTCAAAGGTTGCCTCCGGCAAGTACACCGCCAACTACCTCGACTTTCACCCCAACGAGGTCAAATGCTGTGATGAAGGCACCTTCGGAGGGTTCCCGGACATAGCCCATGAGAAGAGCTGGAACCAGTACTGGCTCTGGGCCAGCCAGAAGAGCTATGCCGCCTACCTGAGGAGCATAGGCATCGATGCGTGGCGCTTCGACTACGTCAAGGGTTACGGGGCTTGGGTGGTCAAGGACTGGCTGAAATGGTGGGGCGGCTGGGCCGTCGGTGAGTACTGGGATACAAACGTTGATGCCCTCCTTAACTGGGCCTACTCAAGCGGTGCCAAGGTCTTCGACTTCCCGCTCTACTACAAGATGGACGAGGCCTTTGACAACAAGAACATCCCAGCCCTGGTTTCGGCCCTTCAGAATGGTCAGACAGTCGTTTCCCGCGACCCCTTCAAGGCCGTAACCTTCGTCGCCAACCACGACACCGACATAATCTGGAACAAGTATCCGGCTTATGCCTTCATCCTCACCTACGAGGGTCAGCCGGTTATATTCTACCGCGACTACGAGGAGTGGCTCAACAAGGACAGACTCAGGAACCTCATCTGGATACACAACAATCTCGCCGGCGGGAGCACGAGCATAGTCTACTACGATAACGACGAGCTCATCTTCGTCAGGAACGGCTACGGGAACAAGCCAGGCCTTATAACCTACATCAACCTCGGCTCCAGCAAGGTCGGAAGGTGGGTCTACGTTCCGAAGTTTGCCGGCTCGTGCATCCACGAGTACACGGGCAACCTCGGCGGCTGGGTTGACAAGTACGTTGGCTCAAACGGATGGGTCTACCTCGAGGCCCCTGCCCACGACCCTGCCAAGGGCCAGTACGGATACTCCGTCTGGAGCTACTGCGGGGTTGGTTGAACCATGCTCATTTAATATCTTTTCAGGACCAGGCGCCTTTTCAACTCTCGCTGTCTGCACAACCGATAATAGCAGGGCGTTTGGGGGCTATTTTGATGTCGTGTAAACCTCTTGCTTTTCATGCATTCCTGTGAGAGTTCCGAGGCTGGCTTGGTCATTTACCGGCGTAGGTCTATTAAAGTTTTATCGTGGTAAGACAGAAAAATTTAAAAGTTGTTGGAGCGCTTAAATATATCAACTGCTGGCAGTATTGGGGGCGAAATAGTTGAAGTGGAAAAAACCCATGGTAGTCGTATCCCTCCTGCTCCTCCTCGGGAGTCTTGGAGTTTACATCACGGGCTCTCCGATGGGCGGTGTTAAAATCGACGTTGTAGATGCAAACGGAAAGGCAATCACGGACTATGGGGAGGTGTATTACTCCGTTTGGACTTTCGATGAAAACGGAAGCTTTGAGGTTTTAAAACGGGGGGTTCTTAAAGGATGGTTGTTCTTTTCAGGAAGCACCATAGAACTCTCAAAAGCTGAAACGGAAAAGCTTAGAAAAATGGCCCAAAAAATGTACTCCAAAACGGCCTTCCTCGGCATCGATCTGTGGGTTGTTGGGGAGGGAAAGCTCTACACCCTTCCTCCCATGAGTCTTGAACTTGACGCCTCTGAGGGCGGCCTCTTCGCGACCGGGTTCTCCCTCCATCCGGACTTCAGGGATGCAATTGTTACTGAGATCCCACCAGAAAAAGAGTCCCGTCAGAGGAATTCCGGAGGAGGGGGCGCACAAAAAGAAGAACCAGAGTTCATTGTACCGATCATTCCCAGAGAGTACAAGTGGGTGACCGTTGCTGAGAACTCCTACTCAGACGTCGAGATTCCGGTTTTAATCATTAGAAACATGGCATGGTCCGACGTTACCGGAACCCTCCAGATTGGAACTTCTCAGAGCGATTATATGGGGCCAGAAGTAACCGTGGCTTTTGGGAAGCTTATATCCAAGAAAACCACTTTTGATCCAGACTCAATAAAGCTAAAAG
This is a stretch of genomic DNA from Thermococcus zilligii AN1. It encodes these proteins:
- a CDS encoding winged helix-turn-helix domain-containing protein, whose protein sequence is MAKVKVITDPEVIKLMLEDTRRKILQLLRNREMTISQLSEILGKTPQTVYHHIEKLKEAGLIEVKRTEMKGNLVEKYYGRTADAFYINLYLGDEELRYFARSRLKTKLDIFRALGYEFDEEKLLNTMDELLKKEHEYKTEISREIEANEEKLKDFSDEDVIHAIEWLAMARMGRDEETMALMRRLGEILKK
- a CDS encoding alpha-amylase — encoded protein: MSAKKLLVLLFVLAVLVGVAAIPARVGIATVSAGATSRPSLEEGGVIMQAFYWDVPAGGIWWDTIRSKIPDWASAGISAIWIPPASKGMSGAYSMGYDPYDFFDLGEYYQKGTVETRFGSKQELINMIKTARSYGIKVIADIVINHRAGGDLEWNPFTNSYTWTDFSKVASGKYTANYLDFHPNEVKCCDEGTFGGFPDIAHEKSWNQYWLWASQKSYAAYLRSIGIDAWRFDYVKGYGAWVVKDWLKWWGGWAVGEYWDTNVDALLNWAYSSGAKVFDFPLYYKMDEAFDNKNIPALVSALQNGQTVVSRDPFKAVTFVANHDTDIIWNKYPAYAFILTYEGQPVIFYRDYEEWLNKDRLRNLIWIHNNLAGGSTSIVYYDNDELIFVRNGYGNKPGLITYINLGSSKVGRWVYVPKFAGSCIHEYTGNLGGWVDKYVGSNGWVYLEAPAHDPAKGQYGYSVWSYCGVG
- a CDS encoding ArsR/SmtB family transcription factor gives rise to the protein MKEVLIITNPETVKALSEPTRFKILTLLRERPMSINELSIATGKDRTTVYRHIKALESEGLVEEIDSHGNERIYARTARMFLVKVEPDESIAEFRQAYLQVEARKLVQTLERAGFKIKDRERLEKIAREVLDEIEIKSQPIIRRISEANVELTEIELFHLLNMLVFLQSCELCEKAREVKALVEF
- a CDS encoding DUF211 domain-containing protein → MAKGIRLLVLDVLKPHQPMVTELALGLSELEGVEGVNITLVEIDKETENVKITVVGDNLDYEEIVQTIEEFGGVVHSIDMVAAGKKIVEEEETPQDKLEEY